The DNA segment AATAAAACTGGATATGGTAGGTATTGTTGTTAAGGATATGAAGCGGGCGCTTGATTTCTATCGAACATTAGGATTTGAAATCGCATCAGAAATGGACAACCAGGCCCATGTAGAAGTAAATCAAGATGGAGTAAGACTTGCCTTTGATACAGTGGAGGTAGCAACATCTGTCTATGGGTCGTGGGAAGAGCCAACAGGTCATCGGATTGAGTTAGCTTTTGTATGTGAGGATGCGAAGTCCTTAGATGATTTATATAAAAGTGTTATGGAGCAAGGTTACACTAGCTATAAAGAGCCGTGGGATGCGTTGTGGGGACAGCGCTATGCCATTATTACTGATCCAGATGGAAATTTGATTAGTCTTTTTAGTGATAACAACTAGATTTATAATCTTCTTTATGAGAGGTGTAAGCCAATGAATATCATAAAAGTTCTTTATGAATGTAGTAATTGGTTAGCTATGGTTATGTATCTTCACATATTGTGGGTTGTA comes from the Alkalihalobacillus sp. FSL W8-0930 genome and includes:
- a CDS encoding VOC family protein: MPIKLDMVGIVVKDMKRALDFYRTLGFEIASEMDNQAHVEVNQDGVRLAFDTVEVATSVYGSWEEPTGHRIELAFVCEDAKSLDDLYKSVMEQGYTSYKEPWDALWGQRYAIITDPDGNLISLFSDNN